From one Montipora capricornis isolate CH-2021 chromosome 10, ASM3666992v2, whole genome shotgun sequence genomic stretch:
- the LOC138021151 gene encoding NLR family CARD domain-containing protein 3-like, with protein MSDAEPALPPLPALAAPALEPAPLAAPAPEPAVVAPAPRVEQETGGSKRKPSSRFCFLHKTFQEFFAGFYLAYQILDGDTNCKSVVTDVWDTNELKQVLLFMSGILSARSEEMTVSLVRSIAELPISSNMGIMNPKKEILDLALDCILECKCPGENLQSKLLQSFGQNFLVKDLAIPIPSDRANLLCEIFKVNTCLSTLNFSNNDVNDAGAESLSEALKVNTCLTTSDLSENEIGTAGTEFLSEALRVNTCLTSLNFSNNNVNDAGAKSLSEALKVNTCLTTLDLSWNEIGAAGAESLSEALKVNTCLTILDLSWNEIGAAGAESLSEALKVNTCLNILHLSWNKIGAAGAESLSEALKVNTSLTTLGLSGNQVHDAGAKSLSEGLKVKTCLTALNLIRNKIGTADAESLSEALKVNTCLTTLGLSKNEICTAGAEFLSEALKVNTCLTTLNLNQSRIGAAKAESPSEALRVNTCLTTLDLRKNEIGTAGAQSLSEALKVNTCLTTLDLRKNEIGTAGAKSLSEALNTCLTTLDLRQNRMGTVGAESFSEALNVNTCLTTLNLIWNELI; from the exons ATGTCCGACGCCGAACCTGCTTTACCTCCGCTACCAGCTCTGGCGGCGCCTGCTCTTGAACCTGCGCCTTTAGCTGCACCTGCTCCCGAACCTGCTGTAGTTGCTCCGGCCCCTAGGGTCGAACAAGAG ACCGGTGGCAGCAAGAGAAAACCTTCCTCGCGCTTTTGCTTTCTTCACAAGACCTTTCAAGAGTTCTTTGCTGGCTTTTATCTTGCTTATCAGATCCTTGATGGAGACACAAATTGTAAATCAGTAGTGACCGATGTATGGGACACGAATGAACTGAAACAAGTGCTTTTATTCATGAGTGGTATTTTGTCCGCAAGATCTGAAGAGATGACAGTTTCGTTGGTAAGGAGTATAGCAGAGCTTCCAATTTCGTCCAATATGGGAATCATGAAtcccaaaaaagaaattttagacTTAGCACTTGATTGTATATTGGAATGCAAATGTCCTGGAGAGAACCTTCAGTCTAAGTTACTTCAGTCCTTTGGACAGAACTTTCTTGTTAAAGATCTCGCCATACCTATTCCATCCGATCGTGCGAACCTTTTATGTGAAATtttcaaagtcaacacatgcttgagtACTTTAAATTTCAGTAACAACGACGTTAATgacgctggcgctgaatccctttctgaggctctcaaagtcaacacatgcttgactacatCGGATTTGAGTGAGAACGAAATTGGTACCGCTGGCACTGAATTCCTTTCAGAGGCTCTCagagtcaacacatgcttgacttcTTTAAATTTTAGTAACAACAACGTTAATGACGCTGGCGCtaaatccctttctgaggctctcaaagtcaacacatgcttgactactttggatttgtcttggAACGAAATTGGAGctgctggcgctgaatccctttctgaggctctcaaagtcaacacatgcttgactattTTGGATTTGTCTTGGAACGAAATTGGTGctgctggcgctgaatccctttctgaggctctcaaagtcaacacatgcttgaatATTTTGCATTTGTCTTGGAACAAAATTGGTGctgctggcgctgaatccctttccgaggctctcaaagtcaacacaagtTTGACTACTTTGGGTTTGAGTGGCAATCAAGTCCATGATGCTGGCGCTAAGTCCCTTTCGGAGGGTCTTAAAGTCAAAACATGCTTGACTGCTTTAAATTTGATTCGGAACAAAATTGGTACCGCTgacgctgaatccctttctgaggctctcaaagtcaacacatgcttgactacatTGGGTTTGAGTAAGAACGAAATTTgtaccgctggcgctgaattcctttcagaggctctcaaagtcaacacatgcttgactactttgaatttgaatCAAAGCAGAATTGGTGCCGCTAAGGCTGAATCCCCTTCTGAGGCTCTTagagtcaacacatgcttgactacattggatttgagaaagaacgaaATTGGTACCGCTGGCGCtcaatccctttctgaggctctcaaagtcaacacatgcttgactacattggatttgagaaagaacgaaATTGGTACCGCTGGCGCtaaatccctttctgaggctctcaacacatgcttgactactttggatttgaggcAGAACAGAATGGGTACCGTTGGCGCTGAATCcttttctgaggctctcaatgtcaacacatgcttgactactttaaATTTGATTTGGAACGAATTGATTTAA